Proteins from a genomic interval of Cheilinus undulatus linkage group 15, ASM1832078v1, whole genome shotgun sequence:
- the commd6 gene encoding COMM domain-containing protein 6, whose translation MPAAEESHGINKAVDNICKISPDLLANTCQHILTYLQGHTRGVDSAEISDRFQQAGVQLEHEALQSIIRFLLLTFRSAGKSNLSGDDLVSRLEESSNKWPKASLQVLHKLWSEHGASVHAQQEVHATLSINQLVDMQWKLGMAVSSDTCRSLNSPYVSLLLKMVEPSGQITHRSFEMTIPQFQNFHKQFKEMAAVMETV comes from the exons ATGCCTGCAGCAGAAGAATCACATG GTATAAACAAAGCTGTGGACAACATCTGTAAAATTTCTCCAGATCTGCTGGCTAACACA TGTCAGCACATTCTGACTTATCTACAAGGCCACACACGAGGAGTGGATTCAGCTGAAATTTCTGAT AGATTTCAGCAGGCTGGAGTCCAACTTGAACATGAAGCTCTACAAAGCATCATCAGATTTCTCCTGTTAACGTTCAG GTCAGCTGGGAAAAGCAACCTCTCTGGGGATGACCTTGTGTCCAGGCTTGAAGAAAGCAGTAATAAGTGGCCTAAAGCTTCCCTTCAGGTTCTACACAAGTTGTGGAGTGAACATGGTGCATCAGTCCATGCTCAGCAGGAGGTACACGCCACGCTCAGTATCAACCAG TTGGTAGACATGCAGTGGAAGCTCGGAATGGCAGTGAGCTCTGACACCTGCAGATCTCTAAACTCCCCGTAtgtttctctgctgctgaagatGGTCGAGCCCTCGGGTCAGATTACTCACAGGTCCTTTGAGATGACCATCCCACAGTTCCAG AACTTTCACAAGCAGTTCAAGGAGATGGCAGCTGTTatggagacagtgtga